Proteins co-encoded in one Plectropomus leopardus isolate mb chromosome 14, YSFRI_Pleo_2.0, whole genome shotgun sequence genomic window:
- the LOC121953167 gene encoding antimicrobial peptide NK-lysin codes for METSSVLLVCMLVTCSVWTVHGRSFEVSIDDLEQMEVEISVIPDKEISVKANEEISVQAGKLPGVCWACKWALNKVKKVVGANATVEKLTSKLNSVCNQIGLLKALCRKFVKTHLAELIEELTTTDDVRTICVNTGACKPKELLDLLNYPSHEDPHIKINEYA; via the exons ATGGAAACGTCTTCAGTCCTCCTTGTGTGCATGCTGGTGACATGTTCAG TCTGGACAGTCCACGGGAGAAGCTTCGAGGTCAGCATCGATGATCTGGAGCAGATGGAAGTGGAAATCTCCGTGATCCCTGACAAGGAAATCTCTGTGAAGGCCAACGAGGAGATCTCTGTGCAGGCTGGAAAG CTGCCAGGTGTGTGCTGGGCATGCAAGTGGGCTTTAAACAAGGTGAAGAAAGTCGTCGGGGCAAACGCCACGGTCgag AAACTGACATCAAAGTTGAACTCTGTCTGCAACCAAATTGGCCTCTTAAAAGCTCTGTGCCGCAAGTTTGTGAAGACGCACCTCGCAGAGTTAATCGAGGAGCTCACCACCACTGATGACGTGAGGACCATCTGTGTCAACACCGGAGCCTGCAA GCCAAAGGAGTTGTTGGACCTGCTGAATTATCCAAGCCATGAGGATCCAcacattaaaattaatgaatatgcTTGA